A segment of the Anabrus simplex isolate iqAnaSimp1 chromosome 11, ASM4041472v1, whole genome shotgun sequence genome:
TTTTACAGCCGAACTTGCTATTTCTATCGTCATGATCCTGGCTCTGCTTACGGAACTCATTTTCTCCGTTCTTCTCGTCTACGGTGCCGTCAAGGTAaggatttttatttttcacaaaattcatgaTGGCTACAAACGTATCTATCTGACCTAATTAGCACACCATTCGTCGCACACACTTGCGGTTTGAATCAACTTATAAAAGTAAACAATATTTGTACTTTTCTCATGAATGTGAGTCACAAATATTACAAATTGTTTAAAATCTAAATGCTGCAAGTAGTTTAATTATTTCTAGTTTCATATACGTGAAATCAAGTTGCTGAAAGCTACTCTAATTTACTAGCAACTGCACAAATGGAGATCATCTCTTAAAATGTGCACTAAATTGATTTACTTGATTTCACCAGATGAGAAGTTATTCCAAGCTATAGATATTCTATGACATGAGAACGCATATTGTTCTTTAGTTATCCATCGCAGGTGTACAATGTTTAATTTACTGTTGAGTTTCTTAAAATAGAGTCAacaaactgcagtggtacatataagttacgaCATTTGTTtcgaagagttatagggaggtatattccgGGAAACGGggtagcctagggagcggtgataagggaacagggaactggaaatcaagtagggatgacataaaaatgttagtgctcaactgtataattattgtaaagaaaggaataacattaagtaatttaagagatatatacttaccacatattgtaataggagttgaatcatggctgggaaatgatataatggatgcagaaattttctcacggaactggagggtgtatcgtagggataggatatgaatggtaggagggggagtattcattctggtgaaagaagaatttgtaagctacgaaaaagttaaagataacaaacatgaaattctaggtgtaaggctcatctctaaagataataggcaacttgatgtctttggagtgtacagaccgggaaagggtagcactcaCGCTTATTTGATACGGTTGatcatggcaaaaatgagtgcaactggtcttgacaaaagagtgactgaatgggtggctatatttctagaactcagagaattagagtaggcgaagaggggaattcctcaaggcagtattattttttCTTTATGCCTTcttgtatatatatcaatgatatgtctaatgaagtggaatcagagataaggctttttgcagatgatgttattctgtacagagtaataaataagttacaagattgtgagcaaatgcaaaatgacctcgatgatgttgtgagatggacagcaggcaatggtatgatgataaacggggttaaagtcaggttgtgagtttcacaattaggaaaagtcctctcagttttaattactgcgttgatggagtgaaagtcccttttggggatcattgtaaatacctaggtcttaatataaggaaagatcttcattggcgtaatcacataaatttgatcgtaaatgaagggtacagatctccgcacatggttttgaggttatttaggggttgtagtaaggatgtaaaggagagggcatataagtctctggtaagaccccaaccagagtatggttccagtttatggtaccctaaccaggattacttgattcaagaactggaaaaaatctaaggaaaatcagctcgatttgttctgggcgagtTCCGACAAAAgagagcgttacaaaaatgttgcaaggtttgagctgggaagacttgggtgaaaggagacgagctgctcgactaagtggtatgttccgagctgtcagtggagagatggtgtgggaggacatctgtggacgaataagtttaagtggtatcttttcaagtaggaaagatcacaatatgaagataaagttggaattcaagaggacaaattggggcaaatattcgtttataggaaggggagttaggaactggaataacttaccaagggagatgttcaataaatttccaatttctttgcaatcatttaagagaaggctaggaaaacaacagacagggaatctgccacctgggtgactgccctaaatgcagatcagtagtgactgattggatAGAGACACCCAGCATACACATCCGATTAACACGCAGTATTCATGTCGTTGCAGGAGAAGCCTCGCTTCGTCAAAACCTGGATCTACTACTCAATCGTGTGCCTCATCGTCGTGGATATTTCCCTGGTTTTCCTGATCATGCTCTGTTTCGTCTTCGAAGAGATAGCGGATGGCATCTACATGATAGTGGCCACCATCATCTCCACACGTGAGTACTTAGCGTTCATTATTCAGGCCGGTCCACCTTTTTAAAGTTATTCATCTCAAATGTCTTCCGATTACTATAAGACAGCGGTAAGTGCATTGTTTGCCTCAATCTTCACTAAACACCAAGGTAGCGATACCAAGTTGCCTTGTTTTTAAATGGAATTATACCCATTTCTGCCGTATGCACAGTTGACCGCAGACAGCCACAGTGAgtgatgcatttatttatttatttatttatttatttatttatttatttatttatttattagatacagcagATGGAGCGCCATTTTACACTAgtaatataacaaatttaaataagtaGCATAAGATAACAAtcagtataaacaacaatatttagTACCAACAGTAAATTAACAATAAAATGCAACAACAATGGCTacgataactggcaagggtcggttacagagttagcaTGAAGAACCTTGGGTCGGACGGAAGGAAATGGAAACCTGGGCAGGACTTCTGAGGGAtcttaattttgtgtttgaaggatggAAAGGGTGTGAATATGTCTATATCGGGAGGTCGGGAGACtatggaagatagagcgttgttgtttGGTTAGTCTCGGACGAGACACATAATGCATGTTGGGCGAGGTGGGGAACGTGTACAGGGAAGTACGTTGTGTAACGGACTcatcacttcaccggcaactactgttatgaacctcgccacgcacataacctttttctactattaatatggacttaccctcatcatgatataaaccgcattttctcttcaactggaacttacatacttatgtgagtTTGCACACAtcgtaccttgcacgaactctgctctatccacctttacgatctacgataaactaacttccttttcgcagcctgacgtcatgtgacatcgcctgctttgtcacgcatgctccactaacctctggaatcttccggacatatttctcattattccacactataaatacccggcgttcctctgaatgtgttgagatggactttggcctgtgtggagggaggaacctttaacgtcatctccgtccttagcgacatgtgccctggactctccattttcgggcagaactacttggttcaagatgaggtatgacaaactgataatgtccttattgtaaatacttctatgttgcatttggagctattttctttgcatattataactgggagcagtgcatttccaggccgagatttcacttgtattttcaatatctaagcctctattgactaactagtgacaatgtactttccaaatgtgcgtgtggtatatcggcaactctgcgactccttcacacacttgtgcttaatcagtgtttcgccatttatgtttttgcatacttcgaaactgtttcattgtagtatacagtgacttacgcctgCATGACAACCTTAATTTgtgcctattcgggtgataattgaagaggtgaCATTTGGACTTttgcttagaagacttcatgctggtatactccaatcttgtaactgtgtacatccttttcttattctcgttgttcaacatttatCTTCGTACCGTATTCAtccttttcttgtctatccctttcctctcctggcctattctcttatttgctttcattctcttggatattttattcttggtgtaacaaatttgtattatatgtggttgggaaaatttcgtatctgtacagacttctattcatgtaatattgtaagagcttgatttaattcttctaatatatctatttccaaattttatcttggtttctcatctgttttcacccgtcatgtcccctatttctcctcccattctcttttaattttctaatattatctagcatgcTTTCCTCTGCGCTATCTGCggttattctggaatgcttattggagatctttttttttttaccacggcctccattctcaatttggcgctTTACTCCCTgcgtaatattactacctaccgtttgaaagtactcggtgtcaccgatactttggatttccctcggcagtatttatatatatatatgcatatacccccataaagggttatacatggtagcagagtacaaaGTCGCAGTTAATATACGACTTGtgcagtttactaccactctaaatcttaCCCTGTTACTGTCTtagttcttttatttctttcttctgaggtttagcgtttctcctcgctagactttgcctttctttttgtcgtctctttcaacatggcttatttttctgataatttttctccttatacttcggACACTTctgacatttcgtttgatccccatttcaatttttctgatccaaatccttttactaatgtgtcttataatccttttgttacttgtaattctgatcttacctccacgtctagtactcttactactactgtttcttctagttcatcctctgaacctttaccaaccccgcctcaacccaacacccctctctatcctgatctttctctttttactgctgaatccaaacttccacttaatcaggCACCTCCGTCTTCTCCCAATaaaactcaatcagcacagcaTTACTCTCCCGATTTGTgaactccaccaccatccccttctcagcaatatttttatgaatctccatatcttcccaccccttcttcacatcaaccacttaatttccatattttgactaaatgtcttgTCCAGGTACCCCTCATTCGGTCTACTGaccctgatactttgacacaatggctttttttagttcgcaaatttctacagactgacttggctccattttcccaattgctttcgttgctttacccaaaaacctctggtcatcttagtaatttttggctccagtatatgaagtcttctcatgattgggctcattttcgctcggttttacacacttattttctgccttatgaaattcgacaacagctgagtaacaaatatatcagacgtcatcaacgtccagatgAATCAgcttatgattatcttgactctattatcggctattctgatgtgttagctattgctcaacatccccaggaaattatttctcttattcgatgttatgcctctccagctttccgtcaaatcatcaatccctttacgccacccactactattcctcagctttaccacattgctcaactagatattctaaatacccgtagtaattttttttattattcttctactccacctccccagtttaacacttCAACAACTCGCATGCTTTCTACCACTCgtccaccttctcagagtgatatctCTCGTattcgctgttatcggtgtcaggctatggggcacttagcacgaaattgtaccaattctaccttgggaaacttcaattcccgtcgtcagtaggcagctcacgacctcttgggcaaaatctgccttatgtttcctcaactttctcgcctgctactaaatcacagtcgtatactcttgtacagttacataacactccctccttagcTTTATTAGATtgaggttctgcaatttccctaatcagtttctccttttttcagcaacttttacaaacgcatccgcatcttcaattgcgcccttctaccctcagatgtctttccatatctcaacacactcttgaaatcatgggtaaactaaaacttaatgttaaaatttcccaattttcttggccgtttgaatttcaagtggttaataattgctcacttcctgttattctggggtATGATTTTTTTACttatactggccttatttataatactgcaatggcctctatctccttttttttttttacaatccgcGCGTTCGAattcctttggtagaccccctcgatttccctatgaaccacgtattcagtcatcagcatatttatgccactgctccccaaatagatgcaattgaggccttgaaatctgaatttg
Coding sequences within it:
- the LOC136883429 gene encoding uncharacterized protein isoform X2 → MRAALFTRVDLLNKAGSILSLIEDLVELSVGKGDKDEYEEVDPEVREIIRRAELAISIVMILALLTELIFSVLLVYGAVKEKPRFVKTWIYYSIVCLIVVDISLVFLIMLCFVFEEIADGIYMIVATIISTLIGAYFIVVVNSYHRQLKGIGLSVMPAKV